The Chaetodon auriga isolate fChaAug3 chromosome 22, fChaAug3.hap1, whole genome shotgun sequence genome contains a region encoding:
- the pphln1 gene encoding periphilin-1 isoform X4 — protein sequence MTYRRDRAMREVYDERFLTERPGPYPRAAGGVERRGPFGRPEDDYGRGGYEYEGGPRFFPNGGGPRSYHEDQRGYHGDGLHFPAERRAGPPSRREDYPYRVPREDPHPGRPLEFGARAPPPHSVRSQAIYPTPRSLPESGEDTLVQAILNLDRGEDRDHYRRKAAPFPPLRERSPVRREVARSPHSRSGSSVSSRGYSPDRAKSLPFPSQQGVDGPDGHAGVSDHLWGALFPQQTGHDSLDKIPGLSREGSPHSTTSNKEESHPPEGEKDEPPVAPVVEDCQKLSAENFQERRALAIAAKAQEIEKVYRQDCETFGMVVKMLVAKDPNLEKQLQVPLRENLGEIRERCLEDLKHFISELDEAVRQPEPSVCDSTTPTTPLTGHKLSKTGVNHSSSY from the exons A TGACATACAGGAGAGACAGGGCAATGCGAGAAGTGTATGATGAACGCTTCTTAACAGAAAGACCG GGTCCATACCCAcgagcagctggaggagtggAGAGAAGGGGCCCCTTTGGCAGGCCAGAGGACGACTATGGCCGCGGTGGGTATGAATATGAAGGAGGTCCGCGCTTTTTCCCAAATGGAGGAGGCCCACGAAGTTACCACGAAGATCAGAGGGGCTACCATGGTGATGGTCTTCATTTCCCTGCTGAACGCAGGGCTGGTCCACCTTCAAGGAGG GAGGACTATCCTTACAGAGTGCCCAGAGAAGATCCACACCCAGGACGGCCTTTGGAGTTTGG CGCCCGTGCACCACCACCTCACAGCGTGCGAAGCCAGGCCATCTACCCAACGCCCAGATCACTCCCAGAGAGCGGGGAGGACACACTCGTGCAAGCCATCCTCAACCTGGACAGAGG gGAGGACAGAGACCACTACAGGAGAAAAGCAGCCCCGTTCCCGCCGCTCCGAGAGCGTTCCCCTGTGCGCCGTGAGGTGGCCCGCTCCCCCCACAGTCGCTCCGGCTccagtgtcagcagcagaggctaCTCCCCAGACAGAGCCAAGAGTCTGCCATTTCCCTCACAGCAAG GTGTGGACGGTCCAGATGGTCACGCAGGTGTTTCCGACCACCTCTGGGGGGCGCTCTTTCCTCAACAGACTGGACACGACAGTTTGG ACAAAATTCCCGGCCTGTCAAGAGAAGGCTCCCCACACAGCACAACCTCAAACAAG GAAGAGAGCCATCCtccagagggagagaaagacgagCCGCCAGTGGCTCCAGTCGTGGAGGACTGCCAGAAGTTGTCTGCGGAAAACTTTCAAGAGCGGCGAGCCCTGGCCATCGCTGCCAAAGCTCAGGAGATAGAGAAG GTGTACCGTCAGGACTGTGAGACATTTGGCATGGTGGTAAAGATGCTGGTGGCTAAAGACCCCAACCtggagaagcagctgcaggttcCTCTCAGGGAGAACCTCGGGGAGATCCGTGAACGTTGCCTGGAGGACCTGAAACACTTCATCAGCGAGCTGGACGAGGCGGTACGGCAGCCAGAACCTTCTGTCTGTGACTCGACCACCCCAACTACACCCCTGACCGGTCATAAACTTTCAAAGACGGGAGTCAATCACAGCTCATCTTACTGA
- the pphln1 gene encoding periphilin-1 isoform X3: protein MTYRRDRAMREVYDERFLTERPGPYPRAAGGVERRGPFGRPEDDYGRGGYEYEGGPRFFPNGGGPRSYHEDQRGYHGDGLHFPAERRAGPPSRREDYPYRVPREDPHPGRPLEFGARAPPPHSVRSQAIYPTPRSLPESGEDTLVQAILNLDRGEDRDHYRRKAAPFPPLRERSPVRREVARSPHSRSGSSVSSRGYSPDRAKSLPFPSQQGKSVDGPDGHAGVSDHLWGALFPQQTGHDSLDKIPGLSREGSPHSTTSNKEESHPPEGEKDEPPVAPVVEDCQKLSAENFQERRALAIAAKAQEIEKVYRQDCETFGMVVKMLVAKDPNLEKQLQVPLRENLGEIRERCLEDLKHFISELDEAVRQPEPSVCDSTTPTTPLTGHKLSKTGVNHSSSY from the exons A TGACATACAGGAGAGACAGGGCAATGCGAGAAGTGTATGATGAACGCTTCTTAACAGAAAGACCG GGTCCATACCCAcgagcagctggaggagtggAGAGAAGGGGCCCCTTTGGCAGGCCAGAGGACGACTATGGCCGCGGTGGGTATGAATATGAAGGAGGTCCGCGCTTTTTCCCAAATGGAGGAGGCCCACGAAGTTACCACGAAGATCAGAGGGGCTACCATGGTGATGGTCTTCATTTCCCTGCTGAACGCAGGGCTGGTCCACCTTCAAGGAGG GAGGACTATCCTTACAGAGTGCCCAGAGAAGATCCACACCCAGGACGGCCTTTGGAGTTTGG CGCCCGTGCACCACCACCTCACAGCGTGCGAAGCCAGGCCATCTACCCAACGCCCAGATCACTCCCAGAGAGCGGGGAGGACACACTCGTGCAAGCCATCCTCAACCTGGACAGAGG gGAGGACAGAGACCACTACAGGAGAAAAGCAGCCCCGTTCCCGCCGCTCCGAGAGCGTTCCCCTGTGCGCCGTGAGGTGGCCCGCTCCCCCCACAGTCGCTCCGGCTccagtgtcagcagcagaggctaCTCCCCAGACAGAGCCAAGAGTCTGCCATTTCCCTCACAGCAAGGCAAGA GTGTGGACGGTCCAGATGGTCACGCAGGTGTTTCCGACCACCTCTGGGGGGCGCTCTTTCCTCAACAGACTGGACACGACAGTTTGG ACAAAATTCCCGGCCTGTCAAGAGAAGGCTCCCCACACAGCACAACCTCAAACAAG GAAGAGAGCCATCCtccagagggagagaaagacgagCCGCCAGTGGCTCCAGTCGTGGAGGACTGCCAGAAGTTGTCTGCGGAAAACTTTCAAGAGCGGCGAGCCCTGGCCATCGCTGCCAAAGCTCAGGAGATAGAGAAG GTGTACCGTCAGGACTGTGAGACATTTGGCATGGTGGTAAAGATGCTGGTGGCTAAAGACCCCAACCtggagaagcagctgcaggttcCTCTCAGGGAGAACCTCGGGGAGATCCGTGAACGTTGCCTGGAGGACCTGAAACACTTCATCAGCGAGCTGGACGAGGCGGTACGGCAGCCAGAACCTTCTGTCTGTGACTCGACCACCCCAACTACACCCCTGACCGGTCATAAACTTTCAAAGACGGGAGTCAATCACAGCTCATCTTACTGA
- the pphln1 gene encoding periphilin-1 isoform X1, which yields MTYRRDRAMREVYDERFLTERPGPYPRAAGGVERRGPFGRPEDDYGRGGYEYEGGPRFFPNGGGPRSYHEDQRGYHGDGLHFPAERRAGPPSRREDYPYRVPREDPHPGRPLEFGARAPPPHSVRSQAIYPTPRSLPESGEDTLVQAILNLDRGEDRDHYRRKAAPFPPLRERSPVRREVARSPHSRSGSSVSSRGYSPDRAKSLPFPSQQGKSVDGPDGHAGVSDHLWGALFPQQTGHDSLGYEETYSQIKMTDKIPGLSREGSPHSTTSNKEESHPPEGEKDEPPVAPVVEDCQKLSAENFQERRALAIAAKAQEIEKVYRQDCETFGMVVKMLVAKDPNLEKQLQVPLRENLGEIRERCLEDLKHFISELDEAVRQPEPSVCDSTTPTTPLTGHKLSKTGVNHSSSY from the exons A TGACATACAGGAGAGACAGGGCAATGCGAGAAGTGTATGATGAACGCTTCTTAACAGAAAGACCG GGTCCATACCCAcgagcagctggaggagtggAGAGAAGGGGCCCCTTTGGCAGGCCAGAGGACGACTATGGCCGCGGTGGGTATGAATATGAAGGAGGTCCGCGCTTTTTCCCAAATGGAGGAGGCCCACGAAGTTACCACGAAGATCAGAGGGGCTACCATGGTGATGGTCTTCATTTCCCTGCTGAACGCAGGGCTGGTCCACCTTCAAGGAGG GAGGACTATCCTTACAGAGTGCCCAGAGAAGATCCACACCCAGGACGGCCTTTGGAGTTTGG CGCCCGTGCACCACCACCTCACAGCGTGCGAAGCCAGGCCATCTACCCAACGCCCAGATCACTCCCAGAGAGCGGGGAGGACACACTCGTGCAAGCCATCCTCAACCTGGACAGAGG gGAGGACAGAGACCACTACAGGAGAAAAGCAGCCCCGTTCCCGCCGCTCCGAGAGCGTTCCCCTGTGCGCCGTGAGGTGGCCCGCTCCCCCCACAGTCGCTCCGGCTccagtgtcagcagcagaggctaCTCCCCAGACAGAGCCAAGAGTCTGCCATTTCCCTCACAGCAAGGCAAGA GTGTGGACGGTCCAGATGGTCACGCAGGTGTTTCCGACCACCTCTGGGGGGCGCTCTTTCCTCAACAGACTGGACACGACAGTTTGG GGTATGAAGAGACTTATTCTCAGATCAAGATGACTG ACAAAATTCCCGGCCTGTCAAGAGAAGGCTCCCCACACAGCACAACCTCAAACAAG GAAGAGAGCCATCCtccagagggagagaaagacgagCCGCCAGTGGCTCCAGTCGTGGAGGACTGCCAGAAGTTGTCTGCGGAAAACTTTCAAGAGCGGCGAGCCCTGGCCATCGCTGCCAAAGCTCAGGAGATAGAGAAG GTGTACCGTCAGGACTGTGAGACATTTGGCATGGTGGTAAAGATGCTGGTGGCTAAAGACCCCAACCtggagaagcagctgcaggttcCTCTCAGGGAGAACCTCGGGGAGATCCGTGAACGTTGCCTGGAGGACCTGAAACACTTCATCAGCGAGCTGGACGAGGCGGTACGGCAGCCAGAACCTTCTGTCTGTGACTCGACCACCCCAACTACACCCCTGACCGGTCATAAACTTTCAAAGACGGGAGTCAATCACAGCTCATCTTACTGA
- the zcrb1 gene encoding zinc finger CCHC-type and RNA-binding motif-containing protein 1, whose translation MSGGLAPSKSTVYVSNLPFSLTNNDLHKLFTKYGKVVKVTIVKDKNTRQSKGVAFVLFLDRESAHNCARAVNNKQLFGRTVKASIAIDNGRATEFIRRRNYTDKTKCYECGDTGHLSYACPKNILGEREPPKKKEKKKKRKAQQSEHVEEEEESEEEGEDPTLDSLSQAIAFQQACMEEEDKQRKQALLSQEDGAHASTSSDSKKPRIKKSAYFSDEEELSD comes from the exons ATGAGCGGGGGTTTGGCACCAAGCAAAAGCACCGTGTATGTGTCCAACCTGCCATTCTCGCTTACCAACAACGACCTACACAAG CTATTCACTAAATATGGAAAAGTTGTAAA GGTTACAATTGtaaaagataaaaacactcGCCAGAGTAAAGGCGTAGCGTTTGTTCTCTTCCTGGACAGAGAATCTGCTCATAACTGTGCAAGAGCAGTGAACAACAAACAA TTGTTTGGCAGAACAGTGAAGGCGAGCATTGCCATCGACAATGGGCGAGCAACTGAGTTTATCAGGAGACGGAACTACACAGACAAAACTAAATGTTATGAATGTGGG GATACAGGTCATCTCAGCTACGCATGCCCCAAAAACATTTTGGGAGAGAGGGAACCACccaagaagaaagaaaagaaaaagaagaggaaagctCAGCAGTCTGAACATGT tgaagaagaagaagaaagtgaagaggagggagaggaccCAACCTTAGATAGTCTGAGCCAAGCCATAGCTTTTCAG CAAGCCTGtatggaggaagaggacaaacagaggaagcaggCGCTTTTGTCTCAAGAGGACGGTGCTCATGCTTCAACATCCTCAGACTCCAAGAAGCCGAGGATCAAAAAGAGTGCATACttcagtgatgaggaggagcttAGTGACTAA
- the LOC143315049 gene encoding YY1-associated factor 2-like → MGDKRSPTRPKRQPKPSSDEGFWDCSVCTYKNTAEAFKCMMCDVRKGTSTRKPRPVSQLVSQQQVTQQFVLPSQPKKEKKERVEREKSDREPALKKNSHKKMRPRLKNIDRSSAQHLEVTVGDLTVIITDFKEKAKPSSTSATSSSAASTADHHSQNGSSSENTEKGLSRSSSPRGEGSSVNGESH, encoded by the exons ATGGGCGACAAGAGGAGTCCCACAAG gCCGAAGCGTCAACCGAAGCCCTCCTCCGACGAGGGGTTTTGGGACTGCAGCGTGTGCACGTACAAGAACACGGCAGAAGCTTTCAAGTGCATGATGTGTGATGTCAGGAAGGGGACATCAACAAG GAAGCCTCGTCCCGTCTCCCAGCTCGTCTCGCAGCAGCAGGTAACGCAGCAGTTCGTGTTGCCCTCGCAGcccaaaaaggaaaagaaggagcgagtggagagggagaagagcgACAGAGAGCCGGCGCTCAAGAAGAACAGTCACAAGAAGATGAG gcCCAGATTAAAAAACATCGACCGGAGCAGCGCCCAGCACCTGGAGGTGACGGTCGGGGACCTGACGGTCATCATAACGGACTTTAAGGAGAAGGCCAAGCCCTCGTCCACCTCGGCGACGTCGTCCAGCGCCGCCTCCACGGCCGACCACCACAGCCAGAACGGCTCCagctcagaaaacacagagaagggGCTTTCCCGCTCCTCCTCGCCCCGAGGAGAGGGGAGCTCGGTCAACGGGGAGTCCCACTGA
- the pphln1 gene encoding periphilin-1 isoform X2, translating to MTYRRDRAMREVYDERFLTERPGPYPRAAGGVERRGPFGRPEDDYGRGGYEYEGGPRFFPNGGGPRSYHEDQRGYHGDGLHFPAERRAGPPSRREDYPYRVPREDPHPGRPLEFGARAPPPHSVRSQAIYPTPRSLPESGEDTLVQAILNLDRGEDRDHYRRKAAPFPPLRERSPVRREVARSPHSRSGSSVSSRGYSPDRAKSLPFPSQQGVDGPDGHAGVSDHLWGALFPQQTGHDSLGYEETYSQIKMTDKIPGLSREGSPHSTTSNKEESHPPEGEKDEPPVAPVVEDCQKLSAENFQERRALAIAAKAQEIEKVYRQDCETFGMVVKMLVAKDPNLEKQLQVPLRENLGEIRERCLEDLKHFISELDEAVRQPEPSVCDSTTPTTPLTGHKLSKTGVNHSSSY from the exons A TGACATACAGGAGAGACAGGGCAATGCGAGAAGTGTATGATGAACGCTTCTTAACAGAAAGACCG GGTCCATACCCAcgagcagctggaggagtggAGAGAAGGGGCCCCTTTGGCAGGCCAGAGGACGACTATGGCCGCGGTGGGTATGAATATGAAGGAGGTCCGCGCTTTTTCCCAAATGGAGGAGGCCCACGAAGTTACCACGAAGATCAGAGGGGCTACCATGGTGATGGTCTTCATTTCCCTGCTGAACGCAGGGCTGGTCCACCTTCAAGGAGG GAGGACTATCCTTACAGAGTGCCCAGAGAAGATCCACACCCAGGACGGCCTTTGGAGTTTGG CGCCCGTGCACCACCACCTCACAGCGTGCGAAGCCAGGCCATCTACCCAACGCCCAGATCACTCCCAGAGAGCGGGGAGGACACACTCGTGCAAGCCATCCTCAACCTGGACAGAGG gGAGGACAGAGACCACTACAGGAGAAAAGCAGCCCCGTTCCCGCCGCTCCGAGAGCGTTCCCCTGTGCGCCGTGAGGTGGCCCGCTCCCCCCACAGTCGCTCCGGCTccagtgtcagcagcagaggctaCTCCCCAGACAGAGCCAAGAGTCTGCCATTTCCCTCACAGCAAG GTGTGGACGGTCCAGATGGTCACGCAGGTGTTTCCGACCACCTCTGGGGGGCGCTCTTTCCTCAACAGACTGGACACGACAGTTTGG GGTATGAAGAGACTTATTCTCAGATCAAGATGACTG ACAAAATTCCCGGCCTGTCAAGAGAAGGCTCCCCACACAGCACAACCTCAAACAAG GAAGAGAGCCATCCtccagagggagagaaagacgagCCGCCAGTGGCTCCAGTCGTGGAGGACTGCCAGAAGTTGTCTGCGGAAAACTTTCAAGAGCGGCGAGCCCTGGCCATCGCTGCCAAAGCTCAGGAGATAGAGAAG GTGTACCGTCAGGACTGTGAGACATTTGGCATGGTGGTAAAGATGCTGGTGGCTAAAGACCCCAACCtggagaagcagctgcaggttcCTCTCAGGGAGAACCTCGGGGAGATCCGTGAACGTTGCCTGGAGGACCTGAAACACTTCATCAGCGAGCTGGACGAGGCGGTACGGCAGCCAGAACCTTCTGTCTGTGACTCGACCACCCCAACTACACCCCTGACCGGTCATAAACTTTCAAAGACGGGAGTCAATCACAGCTCATCTTACTGA